The following are encoded together in the Mustela nigripes isolate SB6536 chromosome 11, MUSNIG.SB6536, whole genome shotgun sequence genome:
- the GJC3 gene encoding gap junction gamma-3 protein: protein MCGRFLRQLLAEESRHATAVGRLLLPVLLGSRLVLLAAGGPGIYCDEQSEFLCHTQQAGCKVVCYDASRPFSPLRFWAFQVILVAVPSALYVGFTLYHLIWHWEESGKVKEEMLIHQGEKSRDASRAGSPRLLWAYVAQLGVRLVLEGAALGVQYHLYGLKVPSSFVCRQEPCLGSTTCYLSRPFEKTIFLRTMFGVSGLCLLFTLLELVLLGLGRCWRTWKHQSPPSNYCPTAESTKTHKEPTDSFQPVEAKEPFREAEL from the exons ATGTGCGGCAGGTTCCTGAGGCAGCTGCTGGCTGAAGAGAGCCGGCATGCCACCGCTGTGGGGCGCCTCCTGCTTCCTGTGCTCCTGGGATCCCGCCTCGTGCTGCTGGCTGCCGGCGGGCCCGGGATCTACTGCGACGAGCAGAGCGAATTCCTGTGCCACACTCAGCAGGCGGGCTGCAAGGTCGTCTGCTACGATGCCTCCCGCCCCTTCTCCCCGCTGCGCTTCTGGGCCTTCCAGGTCATCTTGGTGGCTGTGCCCAGCGCCCTCTATGTGGGTTTTACTCTGTATCATCTGATCTGGCATTGGGAAGAATCAGGGAAGGTGAAGGAGGAGATGCTGATTCACCaaggggagaagagcagagatgcCTCCAGGGCGGGAAGCCCCAGGTTGCTCTGGGCCTATGTGGCACAGCTGGGGGTACGGCTGGTCCTGGAGGGGGCAGCCTTGGGGGTGCAGTACCATCTGTATGGGCTCAAGGTGCCCAGCTCCTTTGTCTGCCGTCAGGAGCCTTGCCTGGGTAGTACAACCTGTTACCTGTCCCGCCCCTTTGAGAAGACCATCTTCCTCAGGACCATGTTTGGGGTCAGCGGGCTCTGTCTCTTGTTTACTCTTCTGGAGCTTGTGCTCCTGGGTCTGGGGAGATGCTGGAGGACCTGGAAGCACCAGTCTCCTCCTTCTAACTACTGCCCAACTGCAGAGAGCACCAAAACACACAAGGAACCGACTGATAGCTTCCAGCCAGTGGAAGCCAAAGAACCGTTCCGAGAAGCAG AGTTATGA
- the LOC132027148 gene encoding large ribosomal subunit protein uL22-like, which produces MHIRKVTKYLKDVTLQKQCVPFRHYSGGVGRCAQAKQWGGTRGRWPKKSAEFLLHMLTNAESNVELKGLDVDSLVIEHIQVNKAPKMWRRTYRAHGRINPYMSSPCHTEMILTEKEQIVPKPEEEVAQKKKISQRKLKKQKLTAQE; this is translated from the coding sequence ATGCATATCCGAAAAGTCACCAAGTATCTGAAAGACGTCACTTTGCAGAAGCAGTGTGTGCCATTCCGTCACTACAGTGGTGGAGTTGGTAGGTGTGCCCAGGCCAAACAGTGGGGCGGGACACGAGGTCGGTGGCCCAAGAAGAGTGCTGAATTTTTACTGCACATGCTTACAAATGCAGAGAGTAATGTTGAACTTAAGGGTTTAGATGTCGATTCCCTGGTCATTGAGCACATTCAGGTGAACAAAGCCCCCAAGATGTGGCGTAGGACTTACAGGGCTCATGGTCGCATTAACCCATACATGAGCTCTCCCTGCCACACTGAGATGATCCTTACTGAAAAAGAGCAGATTGTTCCTAAACCAGAAGAGGAGgttgcacagaagaaaaagatatcccagaggaaactgaagaaacaaaaacttacGGCCCAAGAGTAA